A single window of Vibrio alfacsensis DNA harbors:
- the xseA gene encoding exodeoxyribonuclease VII large subunit has product MLSQTNQNIFTVSRLNAEVRLLLENEMGIVWLVGEISNFSAPVSGHWYLTLKDSRAQVKCAMFRGNNRRVTFKPANGNQVLVKARLSLYEPRGDYQLIIESMQPEGDGRLQQEFEALKMKLAAEGLFAQTNKQPLPEHPKRVGVITSKTGAALYDILDVLKRRDPSLPVVIYPTMVQGEDAAIQIAQAIGRANSRDECDVLIVGRGGGSLEDLWCFNNEILARTIAASQIPIISAVGHEVDVTIADFVADMRAPTPSAAAELVSRDNSHKDQALVTRQHKLASAMRYYFTQQKQQVAQLTHRLERQHPSYQLQRQSQQLDELDMRLQRAMQRFISTHQQAVERKHHRLQLNSPNKRLAEQKSKLDRVEQKLMDAMDRKLLTMRHQLALAAEKLDTVSPLATLKRGYSITQTEQGKVITQASDAKTGDVLVTRLADGELRSTVN; this is encoded by the coding sequence GTGCTCTCCCAGACCAATCAAAATATCTTCACGGTTTCTCGTCTCAATGCTGAAGTGCGTCTGTTACTCGAAAACGAAATGGGGATTGTTTGGCTCGTCGGAGAGATCTCCAACTTCTCTGCGCCTGTCTCTGGCCATTGGTATCTCACGCTTAAAGACTCCCGCGCTCAAGTTAAATGTGCCATGTTCCGTGGTAACAATCGTCGCGTCACTTTCAAACCGGCTAACGGTAATCAAGTTCTCGTTAAAGCTCGTCTCTCTTTGTATGAGCCGCGTGGTGACTATCAGCTGATCATCGAAAGTATGCAACCCGAAGGTGATGGCCGTCTGCAACAAGAGTTTGAAGCCCTTAAGATGAAGCTGGCTGCTGAGGGTTTGTTTGCTCAAACTAATAAGCAACCTTTACCAGAGCATCCCAAGCGTGTTGGTGTGATCACCTCAAAAACTGGTGCAGCGCTGTACGACATCTTAGACGTATTGAAACGCCGTGATCCATCGCTACCCGTGGTGATTTACCCAACCATGGTGCAAGGTGAAGATGCAGCGATTCAAATTGCTCAAGCAATCGGTCGTGCAAATAGCCGTGATGAATGTGACGTATTGATTGTTGGTCGTGGCGGTGGTTCATTAGAAGACTTGTGGTGCTTCAACAATGAAATACTTGCTCGTACGATTGCCGCAAGCCAAATTCCGATCATCAGTGCGGTTGGTCATGAAGTTGATGTGACAATTGCTGATTTTGTCGCTGACATGCGCGCACCGACACCATCTGCCGCAGCTGAATTGGTCAGCCGTGATAACAGCCATAAAGATCAAGCTCTGGTCACTCGCCAGCATAAACTCGCGAGTGCGATGCGTTACTACTTTACGCAGCAAAAACAGCAAGTCGCTCAACTGACGCATCGTTTAGAACGCCAACACCCGAGCTACCAACTGCAACGCCAGTCGCAGCAATTAGATGAATTAGATATGCGCTTGCAACGCGCTATGCAACGATTCATCTCGACTCATCAGCAAGCCGTAGAACGAAAACACCATCGTTTGCAACTCAACTCCCCTAACAAACGACTTGCTGAGCAAAAATCGAAGCTTGATCGGGTCGAACAGAAATTGATGGATGCGATGGATCGTAAATTACTGACCATGCGTCACCAACTTGCGCTCGCAGCGGAAAAACTCGATACCGTCAGCCCATTAGCAACGCTAAAACGTGGCTATTCGATTACACAAACCGAGCAAGGCAAAGTCATTACTCAAGCATCAGATGCAAAAACGGGCGACGTTTTAGTCACCCGCTTGGCCGATGGTGAGCTTCGCTCTACCGTAAACTAG
- a CDS encoding zinc ribbon domain-containing protein: MQQNICPSCDVELEWTGQYHCNQCDSDFQKVGFCPDCDAELEKLQACGAANYFCNSCNELKSKSRVRFEFQKVVTGE; encoded by the coding sequence ATGCAACAAAACATCTGCCCAAGCTGTGATGTAGAACTAGAGTGGACAGGTCAATACCACTGTAATCAATGCGATTCTGATTTTCAAAAGGTAGGGTTTTGCCCCGATTGTGACGCAGAGTTAGAAAAGCTACAGGCGTGTGGGGCAGCCAATTACTTTTGTAATAGCTGTAATGAACTTAAATCAAAATCTCGAGTTCGATTTGAGTTCCAAAAAGTGGTGACAGGCGAATAG
- a CDS encoding alanyl-tRNA editing protein produces the protein MTITATKIRFCHQTWQLKVQIQLVQSTESVTYVITDITPFHPVSHIWPDHPADKGSVVFNGQAFEVIDCQVGAVELVSGELYVGRAIPVKRDTQGWVFVVVHVLSYTDAINVGDVISLDVDKQYQLALSRGHSAGHLAYLALNKVLAENYWRKDADRKDPHGNYDFNSYAQETSFVTPDKCLDTYRLGKTLRKRGLNSADMLSDLKLIEQKVNNQLIDWIQRGVEIKINCDGEHLTDSRYWQCDLGESQMAVIPCGGTHASQLSDFNSITVTLIEMDSQTIEMHSNVNNGD, from the coding sequence ATGACTATCACCGCAACAAAGATTCGTTTCTGTCACCAAACTTGGCAATTGAAAGTACAAATTCAACTCGTTCAATCAACGGAAAGCGTCACTTACGTTATTACGGATATCACCCCATTTCATCCCGTTAGCCATATTTGGCCAGATCATCCGGCAGATAAAGGCTCGGTAGTGTTTAATGGTCAGGCATTTGAAGTGATAGATTGCCAAGTAGGCGCCGTGGAACTTGTCAGTGGAGAACTGTATGTTGGCCGTGCAATTCCTGTAAAACGCGATACTCAAGGCTGGGTGTTTGTTGTCGTGCATGTTTTATCTTATACCGATGCGATCAATGTTGGTGATGTCATCTCGCTCGACGTTGATAAACAATATCAACTCGCTCTTAGTCGAGGTCATAGTGCTGGGCATTTAGCGTATTTGGCACTGAATAAGGTATTGGCAGAGAATTATTGGCGTAAAGATGCAGATCGTAAAGACCCGCATGGAAACTACGACTTCAACAGCTATGCACAAGAAACCAGCTTTGTTACCCCAGATAAATGTCTTGATACCTATCGTCTAGGTAAAACTCTACGCAAAAGGGGCCTAAATAGCGCAGATATGCTGTCTGACCTAAAATTAATAGAGCAAAAAGTGAATAACCAGCTCATTGATTGGATCCAGCGAGGCGTAGAGATCAAGATCAACTGTGATGGTGAACATCTGACAGATTCACGGTATTGGCAATGTGATCTAGGTGAAAGCCAAATGGCTGTGATCCCTTGTGGTGGAACGCATGCAAGCCAACTTAGTGACTTCAATTCTATTACCGTCACGTTAATAGAAATGGATTCCCAAACTATCGAAATGCACAGCAATGTAAACAATGGAGACTAG
- the der gene encoding ribosome biogenesis GTPase Der — translation MVPVVALVGRPNVGKSTLFNRLTRTRDALVADFPGLTRDRKYGQARLGEEHEFIVVDTGGIDGTEEGVETKMAQQSLAAIDEADVVLFLVDGRAGLTSADEAIAAHLRKIEKPAMLVVNKIDGIDADAACADFWQLGVDDMYQIAAAHGRGVTALLERALAPFFDDLLASESEQGEIEDLTEFEDEELAIEDYTEEDAEAEFKRLQDQPIKLAIIGRPNVGKSTLTNRILGEERVVVYDMPGTTRDSIYIPMERDGREYVLIDTAGVRRRGRINETVEKFSVVKTLKAVEDANVVLLVIDARENISDQDLSLLGFALNAGRSIVLAVNKWDGLDNDVKERVKKELDRRLGFVDFARIHFISALHGTGVGHLFESIQEAYKSATTRVGTSVLTRIMKMATDDHQPPMVRGRRIKLKYAHAGGYNPPIIVVHGNMVRDLPDSYKRYLMNYFRKSLEIMGTPIRINFQNSDNPYENRTNKLTISQERQRKRMMSMVKNRNK, via the coding sequence ATGGTACCTGTTGTTGCTCTTGTAGGGCGTCCGAACGTAGGTAAGTCGACACTATTTAACCGATTGACTCGCACCCGTGATGCGTTGGTTGCGGACTTTCCAGGCCTAACTCGAGACCGTAAATATGGTCAAGCAAGACTTGGCGAAGAACACGAATTCATTGTTGTTGATACCGGTGGTATTGATGGTACAGAAGAAGGCGTGGAAACGAAGATGGCACAGCAATCGTTAGCAGCAATTGATGAAGCTGACGTAGTGCTATTCCTAGTGGATGGTCGTGCAGGTCTAACGTCTGCGGATGAAGCAATTGCGGCTCATCTGCGTAAAATTGAAAAGCCAGCAATGCTGGTTGTAAACAAAATTGATGGTATTGATGCTGACGCCGCTTGTGCCGATTTTTGGCAACTTGGTGTTGACGACATGTACCAAATCGCTGCGGCGCATGGTCGTGGTGTAACGGCATTGCTAGAACGCGCATTAGCGCCATTCTTCGATGATTTACTTGCCAGTGAATCAGAGCAAGGTGAGATTGAAGATCTGACTGAATTCGAAGACGAAGAGCTAGCGATCGAAGATTACACCGAAGAAGATGCAGAAGCAGAATTCAAACGTTTACAAGACCAGCCAATCAAATTGGCAATCATTGGTCGCCCTAACGTTGGTAAATCAACACTGACAAACCGAATTCTTGGTGAAGAGCGCGTTGTCGTATACGACATGCCAGGAACCACTCGTGATTCTATCTACATTCCAATGGAACGTGATGGTCGTGAGTATGTGTTGATCGATACAGCGGGTGTACGTCGTCGTGGTCGTATTAACGAAACGGTAGAGAAATTCTCCGTGGTTAAAACGCTTAAAGCAGTAGAAGACGCAAACGTGGTTCTATTGGTGATCGACGCACGTGAAAATATTTCTGATCAAGATCTGAGTCTACTCGGTTTTGCCTTGAATGCTGGTCGTTCTATCGTACTAGCGGTAAACAAGTGGGATGGTCTAGACAATGACGTGAAAGAAAGAGTGAAGAAAGAGCTCGACCGCCGTTTAGGTTTCGTTGACTTTGCTCGTATTCACTTTATTTCTGCACTGCACGGCACAGGTGTTGGTCACTTATTTGAATCGATTCAAGAAGCTTACAAATCAGCAACGACTCGCGTAGGTACTTCTGTATTGACTCGTATCATGAAGATGGCAACAGATGATCACCAACCACCAATGGTGCGTGGTCGTCGTATCAAACTGAAGTACGCACACGCTGGTGGTTACAACCCGCCAATTATTGTTGTACACGGTAACATGGTTCGTGATCTGCCTGATTCATACAAACGCTACTTGATGAACTATTTCCGTAAGTCTCTGGAAATTATGGGTACACCTATCCGTATTAACTTCCAGAATAGCGATAACCCATACGAGAACCGTACGAACAAGCTGACGATTTCACAAGAACGTCAACGTAAACGTATGATGTCTATGGTTAAAAACCGCAACAAGTAA
- the bamB gene encoding outer membrane protein assembly factor BamB has product MKRVFKKALLGALTVGILAGCASEEDTIVMAPLPQVDSQFTPSSEWSASIGGGVGQYFSKLSPVVANDMLFVASRDGLVKALDPENGKAIWQVDLEQDVIARLSGGITAAYENLYIGSENGEVIALDQETGEVLWRVAVGGEVLAKPVADSGLIIVNTSRGTLIALDESTGEQRWALSTEVPNLTLRGDSTPTAIGGGVFWGTANGRLAAAIVDRGQLIWQQPIGTPKGATEIDRLVDVDASPIVLGGTLFTVGYNGQLIAIDLRSANPIWKRNYSSANDLATDGSRVFVITEKDHIVAVDARSGTELWENSKLEHRQLTAPVIIDNYLVVGDTLGYLHWLDRSTGEFVSQQYVDDSGFAVGPTLLSDGYVITTRNGDVKKLTINE; this is encoded by the coding sequence ATGAAAAGAGTCTTTAAGAAAGCCTTACTAGGGGCGTTAACAGTGGGTATTCTGGCTGGTTGTGCTAGCGAGGAAGATACCATTGTAATGGCTCCATTGCCTCAAGTAGACAGCCAGTTCACACCAAGCAGTGAATGGAGCGCATCGATTGGCGGTGGTGTTGGTCAATACTTTTCTAAGCTTTCTCCTGTTGTCGCAAATGATATGCTGTTTGTGGCAAGCCGCGATGGTCTAGTAAAAGCGCTAGACCCTGAAAATGGCAAAGCAATTTGGCAAGTTGACTTAGAACAGGATGTTATTGCACGTCTCTCTGGTGGTATTACGGCTGCTTATGAGAACTTATACATTGGTTCTGAAAATGGTGAAGTGATTGCGCTTGACCAAGAAACGGGTGAAGTTCTTTGGCGCGTTGCTGTTGGTGGTGAAGTACTTGCTAAGCCAGTAGCAGATTCTGGATTGATCATCGTGAACACAAGCCGAGGCACCTTGATTGCTCTGGATGAAAGCACGGGTGAACAACGCTGGGCGCTGAGCACTGAAGTACCAAACCTAACCTTACGTGGTGATAGTACACCAACAGCGATTGGTGGCGGTGTATTCTGGGGCACGGCGAATGGACGTCTTGCGGCAGCCATCGTTGATCGTGGTCAATTGATTTGGCAACAGCCAATAGGAACGCCAAAAGGCGCGACAGAGATTGATCGCTTGGTTGACGTTGATGCTTCTCCAATCGTTTTAGGCGGTACTCTTTTCACTGTGGGCTATAATGGCCAGTTAATTGCGATTGACTTACGTTCGGCAAACCCAATTTGGAAACGTAATTATTCATCAGCGAATGATCTCGCCACAGATGGTAGCCGCGTTTTTGTCATTACAGAGAAAGATCACATCGTAGCTGTTGATGCTCGTAGTGGTACTGAACTTTGGGAAAACAGCAAGTTAGAACACCGTCAGCTTACCGCACCGGTGATCATTGATAACTACCTTGTTGTTGGTGATACGTTGGGTTACTTGCACTGGCTCGATCGCTCTACGGGCGAGTTCGTTTCACAACAATATGTGGATGACAGCGGTTTTGCTGTCGGTCCAACGTTGTTATCCGATGGTTATGTCATTACAACACGCAATGGCGATGTAAAGAAACTGACCATCAACGAATAA
- a CDS encoding YfgM family protein, with amino-acid sequence MELYDTEEQQVEAIKDWWKENGKAVIIGAVVGLGGLFGWRYYQDSVVQASEAASQSYTTVMNALQVKGADAQADIQAFIDSNEVKEYSVLAALQLAKVQVDAKDLAAALEQLKWAQSNTKDAALSPLISYRIARIEAEMGNLDAANSELSKVTDSAWTGRIAELRGDIALRQGNKEAAYTAYTEAQQAADASPTLQMKLDDLAK; translated from the coding sequence GTGGAACTTTACGATACTGAAGAACAACAAGTTGAAGCCATTAAAGACTGGTGGAAAGAAAACGGCAAAGCCGTCATTATCGGTGCTGTTGTTGGTTTAGGTGGTCTATTTGGTTGGCGTTACTACCAGGATTCTGTAGTTCAGGCGAGTGAAGCAGCTTCTCAAAGCTACACAACAGTAATGAATGCTTTACAAGTTAAAGGCGCAGATGCTCAGGCTGATATTCAGGCGTTCATTGACTCAAATGAAGTGAAAGAATACTCAGTACTTGCTGCTCTTCAGCTAGCAAAAGTGCAAGTGGATGCGAAAGACCTTGCTGCTGCGCTTGAGCAGTTAAAGTGGGCGCAAAGCAACACGAAAGATGCCGCGCTATCTCCACTTATCAGCTACCGTATTGCGCGCATTGAAGCAGAAATGGGTAACCTTGATGCGGCAAATTCTGAACTTAGCAAAGTAACAGATTCAGCTTGGACTGGTCGTATTGCTGAGCTTCGTGGTGACATTGCACTTCGTCAAGGTAACAAAGAAGCTGCATACACAGCGTACACCGAAGCTCAACAAGCAGCAGATGCTAGCCCAACGCTACAAATGAAATTGGATGACTTGGCCAAATAA
- the hisS gene encoding histidine--tRNA ligase, producing the protein MAKPIQAIRGMNDCLPTQSPLWQKLENTVKNVVSAYGYNEVRMPIVEVTHLFSRAIGEVTDVVEKEMYTFEDRNGDSLTLRPEGTAGCVRAGIENGLLYNQEQRLWYMGPMFRHERPQKGRYRQFHQCGVEVFGLNGPDVDAELIMMTARLWRELGIDKHVRLELNSIGSLEARANYRTALIEFLEQHMDVLDEDCKRRMHTNPLRVLDTKNPDVQAILGDAPRLSNYLDDDSKQHFAGLCELLDAAGIEYTVNERLVRGLDYYNRTVFEWITESLGSQGTVCGGGRYDGLVEQLGGKATPAVGFAMGLERLVLMLETLELNDVRRSVDVYVVTAGEGTMMAGMKLAEQLREAIPGVRVMNHFGGGNFKKQFKRADKVGAVVALVLGENEVADNTVVLKDLAGGEQETYNQAEVAEKIAALI; encoded by the coding sequence GTGGCAAAACCAATCCAAGCAATCCGAGGCATGAATGACTGCCTCCCAACTCAATCTCCACTGTGGCAAAAACTTGAAAACACAGTGAAAAATGTAGTTAGCGCATACGGTTATAACGAAGTGCGCATGCCAATCGTTGAGGTAACGCATCTATTTAGCCGCGCGATCGGTGAAGTGACCGACGTGGTTGAGAAAGAAATGTACACGTTCGAAGACCGTAATGGCGATAGCCTAACGCTTCGTCCTGAAGGTACAGCAGGCTGTGTGCGTGCAGGTATTGAAAATGGCCTGCTATACAACCAAGAACAACGTCTATGGTACATGGGCCCAATGTTCCGTCATGAGCGCCCTCAAAAAGGTCGCTACCGTCAATTCCACCAATGTGGTGTGGAAGTATTTGGCCTAAACGGTCCAGATGTAGACGCAGAACTTATCATGATGACGGCTCGCCTGTGGCGTGAGCTAGGCATCGACAAGCACGTACGTCTAGAGCTTAACTCTATCGGTTCTCTAGAAGCGCGCGCAAACTACCGCACAGCGCTGATCGAATTCCTAGAGCAACACATGGATGTTCTGGATGAAGATTGTAAGCGTCGTATGCACACTAACCCTCTGCGCGTTCTTGATACTAAGAACCCAGATGTGCAAGCGATTTTAGGTGACGCACCTCGCCTTTCTAACTACTTAGATGATGATTCTAAGCAACATTTCGCGGGTCTGTGTGAACTTCTTGATGCTGCTGGTATCGAATACACCGTTAATGAGCGTCTTGTTCGCGGTCTTGATTACTACAATCGCACGGTATTTGAGTGGATCACTGAAAGCCTAGGTTCACAAGGTACAGTATGTGGTGGTGGTCGTTACGACGGGCTAGTAGAGCAATTAGGTGGTAAAGCTACACCTGCAGTTGGCTTTGCTATGGGCCTAGAGCGTCTAGTTCTCATGCTAGAAACGCTGGAGCTAAATGATGTTCGTCGTAGTGTTGATGTTTACGTCGTAACCGCCGGTGAGGGCACGATGATGGCGGGTATGAAGCTAGCAGAGCAGCTTCGTGAAGCCATCCCAGGCGTTCGCGTGATGAATCACTTCGGTGGTGGTAACTTCAAGAAACAGTTTAAACGCGCAGATAAAGTGGGTGCTGTAGTAGCATTGGTTCTGGGCGAAAACGAAGTCGCAGATAACACCGTAGTACTGAAAGATTTAGCTGGTGGTGAGCAAGAAACTTACAACCAAGCAGAAGTTGCAGAGAAGATCGCAGCACTGATCTAA
- the ispG gene encoding flavodoxin-dependent (E)-4-hydroxy-3-methylbut-2-enyl-diphosphate synthase: MQHESPIIRRKSTRIYVGDVPIGDGAPIAVQSMTNTRTTDVEATVAQIRALEKVGADIVRVSVPTMDAAEAFKLIKQQVSVPLVADIHFDYRIALKVAEYGVDCLRINPGNIGNEERIRSVVDCARDKNIPIRIGVNGGSLEKDLQMKYGEPTPEALVESAMRHVDHLDRLNFDQFKVSVKASDVFLAVDSYRLLAKQIDQPLHLGITEAGGARAGAVKSSVGLGMLLAEGIGDTLRISLAADPVEEIKVGFDILKSLRIRSRGINFIACPSCSRQEFDVIGTVNALEQRLEDIITPMDVSIIGCVVNGPGEAEVSHLGLAGSNKKSAFYEDGKRQKERFDNDNLVDQLEAKIRAKASVLDEENRIQVNVQD; this comes from the coding sequence ATGCAACACGAATCTCCTATTATTCGTCGTAAATCAACGCGTATTTACGTGGGTGATGTGCCAATTGGTGATGGTGCACCAATTGCTGTACAGTCAATGACGAACACCCGAACGACTGATGTAGAAGCAACAGTCGCACAAATCCGAGCTTTGGAAAAGGTAGGCGCAGACATCGTACGTGTTTCAGTACCAACGATGGATGCAGCGGAAGCTTTCAAGCTTATTAAACAGCAAGTATCTGTACCGCTGGTGGCGGACATTCACTTTGACTACCGTATTGCGTTGAAAGTCGCAGAATACGGGGTAGACTGTTTACGTATCAACCCAGGCAATATCGGCAACGAAGAGCGTATTCGTTCGGTTGTTGATTGTGCCCGTGACAAAAACATCCCAATCCGTATTGGTGTCAATGGCGGTTCTTTAGAAAAAGATCTGCAAATGAAATACGGTGAACCAACGCCAGAAGCTTTGGTTGAATCGGCGATGCGTCATGTGGATCATCTTGATCGTCTTAACTTTGATCAGTTCAAAGTGAGTGTAAAGGCGTCAGATGTGTTCCTTGCGGTGGATTCATACCGTCTATTGGCAAAACAGATCGATCAACCTTTACACCTAGGTATCACTGAAGCGGGTGGTGCGCGTGCCGGTGCGGTTAAATCATCCGTTGGTTTAGGCATGCTGTTGGCCGAGGGTATCGGTGATACACTCCGCATTTCTCTGGCAGCAGATCCTGTTGAAGAAATCAAAGTCGGCTTTGATATTCTTAAGTCTTTGCGTATTCGTTCACGTGGTATCAACTTTATTGCTTGCCCAAGTTGCTCTCGTCAAGAGTTCGACGTGATTGGCACGGTAAACGCGCTAGAACAACGCCTAGAAGATATCATCACCCCTATGGATGTATCGATTATCGGTTGTGTTGTGAACGGCCCAGGTGAAGCTGAGGTTTCACATTTAGGTCTAGCAGGCAGTAACAAGAAGAGCGCATTCTACGAAGACGGTAAGCGTCAGAAAGAGCGTTTCGATAATGATAACCTTGTGGATCAGCTGGAAGCTAAGATCCGTGCGAAAGCGTCTGTATTGGACGAAGAAAATCGCATCCAAGTTAACGTACAAGATTAA